The nucleotide sequence TGGTCGCGAACTCGCGAATCATGTTGTCATCGCCGATTTCGACGACTGACGGTTCGCCCTTGAATTTGAGGTCCTGCGGTTCCGCGCCGATGGCGGCGAACTGCCAGATGCGATTGCGCTCGCCAATCGTGGTGTTACGCTCGATCATCGCGCAAGGGCCGACCACGCTGCCGGCGCCTATCTTGACCTCCGGTCCGATCACCGCGCCCGGACCGACTTCGACGCTCGTGTCGAGTTCGGCGCGCTTGTCGATGACCGCGGAGGGATGGATTCGGCCCGCTATCGGACTTGCTCCTCGACTTCCATCGCGGACAATTCCGCCTGGGCCGCCAGTTCGTCGCCGACGCGGGCCACCGCCTGCATCCGCCACAGCGGACGATGAAATTTTAGAATTTTTACTTCCATCCGCAGCTGATCACCCGGGATTACGCGGCGGCGAAAGCGCACTTTGTCCAGTCCTGTCAGCATGAACAGACGTGCCGGGTCCCCGCCCACTTCATTGAGCGCCAGGATCGCCCCCGACTGCGCCAGCGCCTCGACGATCAACACCCCCGGCATCACGGGATGACCCGGGAAATGCCCGGCGAAGTACGGTTCGTTGAAGCTTACGTTCTTGACGGTTACGATGCGGCCCTTGACGAGTTCTATGATGCGATCGACCAGCAGAAACGGATAGCGATGGGGCAGCAGTCCCAACACGCGCCCAAGCTCCGCGACTTTTGCGTCGTCAGGCACCGGGAATTACTTCGTGCATCTTGGTTCGAGCGGCCTACTTCGAGATCGTCGAGCGCTTGGCCGCCGCTGAGCCGAAATCCGACGGAGCCGGTGCGCCGGCCTGCTCGCTCGC is from Candidatus Binatus sp. and encodes:
- the fabZ gene encoding 3-hydroxyacyl-ACP dehydratase FabZ, coding for MPDDAKVAELGRVLGLLPHRYPFLLVDRIIELVKGRIVTVKNVSFNEPYFAGHFPGHPVMPGVLIVEALAQSGAILALNEVGGDPARLFMLTGLDKVRFRRRVIPGDQLRMEVKILKFHRPLWRMQAVARVGDELAAQAELSAMEVEEQVR